A region of the Cytobacillus luteolus genome:
AGGTCTTGAAACAGCGGCATTTTTAATTGTTGGTTGGGTAGGGGTTAAATTATCTGTATATACACTATCTCACCCAGAGCTAGCAATACTTTCTGAAAGTTTCCCGAAGTCACCAGCATGGAAAATTACCTTCTGGGTAGTCCTAGTTTCAATTGCTGTATCGGGTTGGTTTCTATCTAAAGACAAAGAGGCAGAAGAAAAGCAGGAAGTACATCTTGATAAAGCAGGTAATGCATAAATGGAAGGAGTGGGTGAATCCCACTTCTTTTTTTGTCGTAAATTGTTACAAAAATAACTTTTAAATTAAAAATTATTACATTCACCCCCTCAAAAAGTTTTTTGACCTCGTACATTTATAGTGAATCAAGCGCGCGCGACAAAAAAACAGATGAGGTGGAATATATAATGAAAAATGTATTATCAAAAAAAGCATTGGCTCTTATTCTTGCAGGATCTCTAACTTTACCGTCTGGTGTAGCATTTGCTAGTGAAGATGCAAATGTAGAAGCTGAAGTACAATCAGAAACAACAATACAAGCAGAAGTACCTTCTCTTATCCCTGGAGACTTCTTTTACTTCCTTAAAGAAGTGTTAGAGAACATTCAATTAGCTCTAACTGTTGATAACATAAAAGAAGCTGAATTACTTGCTAAATTCAGTGCTGAACGTTTAGCTGAAGCAGAAGCTTTATTTGCAGCGAATGAAACAGAGGCTGCCTTAGAAACAATCAATAAAGCACTTGAATTTATGGAAGAAGTAGAAATTACAATTGATGAAAATGTAGAAGAAGATGCAAACGTAGAAACAGAAGTAGAGCAAACTCAAGAGGAATCTGTAATTGAAGATACTGAGGAAGCTACTGAAGAAGAAACAACTGAGGTTGTGGTTGAAGAGGAAGTAACTGAAGAAGTAGCAACTAAAGAAGAAGGTTCTGAAGAAGTAACAATAGAAGAAAAATATGCACACTTAGAAGAATATGCAACACAAAATATCATTGCTTTAACTGCAGCAATGGAGAAAGTAAAGAATCCTGTAGCAAAAGCTGCACTAGCTAAAAACATTGAAAAAAGCTATAAGAAATTAGCTTTAAAACTGGAGATCTTAGCAGAAATATATGCTGAAGCAGATGCGAAAGAAGAAGAAGATAATACTGAAGAAACTGCAGTAAGTGAAGGTACTGAAATTGAAGTAGAAGTTGAGACTGAAGTTGCAGACTCAACAACTGAAACAGTAACTGAAGAAGAGATTGTTTCTGAACTTGAAGTAGATTTAAACCTACCTGAATTGCCTATCGTAACACCAGTCGTTTCTAAGGACACTGCAAAAGAAATTAAAAATGCTATTAAAGAGAAAAAACAAGAAGCTAAAGAAGAGAGAAAGAAAAATAGAGAAGAAGCTAAGGAAGAAAGAAAGAAAAACAAAGAAGAAGCAAAAGAAAATCGTAATCAAGGTAAAGGAAACGGAAATTCAGAAGAAAACAGAGGTAAAGGAAACAATTAATAATGGCTGAAGTTTTCACCCTACATATAGTCACCTTTTTGGTGACTATATTTTCTTCAAAAATACTACCTTTATTTATTCTCTCCGGTAAAAAGTAAGTGTTGGTAAAATTTATCTATTCACCAAGATATTTTCATTGTAACACCCCTAAAAATCCGCTACCATTAACGAATACTATAGTGGAGAAATAGAGGTGAAAACTGATGCTTAGCTTACTTTTTAATATTGGGAAGAAAAGAAATTCATTAGAAGATGAAATTCTTCTTATCCAAGAAGGAAATTCACGATTACAAAACAAGCTTATTAAAAAATATAAACCATTTATTGCGAAGACTGTATCTTCTGTTTGCAAAAGATATATAGATGAAACAGATGATGAATTTAGCATTGGTCTCATCGCATTTAATGAAGCTATTGAAAAGTACTCTGTAGATAAGGGTAGTTCATTATTATCATTTGCGGAATTACTAATTAAACGTAGAGTCATTGATTATATACGAAAAGAAGCACGAGTAAAGACCGTTACACTCGTTGCAGCTAATGATAATGGTGAAGAAAATGTTCAATCAAAAATAGAATCTGATCTTTCCATCGATGACTATGAAAAAAAGATACAACAAGAGCACAGAAAAGAAGAAATTATCCATTTTCAAAAGGTGCTAGTTGAATTCGGGTTAACGTTTTCGGAGCTTGTAGAAAATTCACCGAAGCATGCTGATGCAAGGCAAAATGCGATGCTTGTGGCGAAAACACTGGTAGAAGAGGAAGGCCTTATTCAGGTATTATTTGATAAAAAACAGTTACCAATTAAGCAATTAGAGGCAAAAGTTGATGTAAGTAGAAAAACTATAGAGAGAAATCGTAAATATATAATTGCTATGGCCATTATTATGGTGGGGGATTACTTGTATCTAAAAGATTATATAAAGGGGGTGCTCGAGGCATGAGAAAAGGCGTAATAATGGAAATAAACAGTGACTTCTTAACAATGCTAACACCAGAAGGTGAATTTCTTAAAGCGAGAAAACAAGATAATCACTATGAGATCGGGGAAGAAATTGATTTTTTTCCAATAACAGTTACAGCGGTGGATACACCTAAAAAGAGATGGTTCCAATTAAATAGACTTAGAGTTGCTCTAATGAGTTCTGCAGCAGCCATTTTATTTTTCATCACAGTTATACCACAAATGATGGCAAACCCTGTGTATGCCTATATGACAATTGATATCAATCCAAGTTTTGAAATTGGTTTAAATAATGAGTTGAATGTAGTAAGCCTTGACGCACTAAATAATGATGGGGAAAATATACTTCAAGAATATCCAAACTGGGAGAATCAACATATCGATGAAGTTACTGAAGTAATTATTAGTAAGAGTCGCGAACAGGGATATCTAATTGATGGGCAAGAAGTTCTAATCACTACTATTCTTAATGAAGAAAAGATTGCGGAAGTTAGCGAAAAGCTAGCAAAGGAAATTCAATTAATCTCAACAACCTATAAACAGAAACAGATTGAAATCACGGCTGTTGAGAGTGACATTGCAACTAGAGAGAAAGCTCAGAAGCAAGGGGTATCTACTGGGAGATTACTGCAACTGGAAAATAAATTACCTGTTAAAGAAAAGGTAGAAGCACCTGAAGACAACACAGGTGAAAAACCTGCAGATGATGACAAAGTGGAAATTGTAAAAGAAGCAGATGAGAAAAAAGTCGAAAAAACTATATCTGATGCTGAGAAGAAGTTAGAAAAAGAAATCGAAAAAGCTGTAAAAGAGGCAGAAAAAGCGATTGATAAGGATAAAAAGAAAGATGAAGTCCTTGATAAAGTAAAATCCAATATAGATAACTCAAATATGCCTGATCACATTAAAGAGAGATTAAAAAACAAACTAGAAGAAAAACGTTCTAAGGATAAAGGCAAAGATAGAAATAAAGATGATGATGATGACGATGACGATGATGATAAGCCTGGCAAAGGAAAAGGTCGAGATAAAGATGATGACTAAGGAATCCAACTAATAAGTTGGGTTCTTTTTTTTCTGGATTGGCGGCGGATTCGGAAAGGTTACATCGGAAGTCATAGTAAACGGTCGGAATAAGCCCAGGATTCGGAAAGGTTACTTCGGAATTCATAGTAACCTGCTGGAATAAGCCAAGGATTCGGACAGGTTGCTTCGGAGTCCATAGTAACCTGTTGCAATAACTCCTGGATTCGGAAAGGTTACTTCGGAATTCATAGTGACCTGTCGGAATAAGCCAAGGATTCGGACAGGTTGCTTCGGAGTCCATAGTAACCTGTCGCAATAACTCCTGGATTCGGAAAGGTTACTTCGGAATTCATAGTAACCTGTCGGAATAAACCAAGGATTCAGACAGGTTGCTTCGGAGTCCATTGCCACCTGTCGGAATAGACTAAGGATTCGGAAAGGTTACATCGGAATCCATTGCCACCTGTCGGAAAAGACCAAGGATTCGGACAGGTTCAACCAAATCCAGTGACACCTGTCTAAATCCAACCAAGGATTCAGACATATCCTAACCAGAACAATAAAATAAACCTAGGAAAGAAATCTTTCCTAGGTTTTTAGCCAAGTATTTAATTGTAGAAGGTGTCTACATTATTTAAGGTTTTGTGCCTGAGCTTGAGCAATCAGACGTTTTGTGATTTCTCCACCAACTGAGCCATTAGCACGGGCTGTAGTGTCTGAGCCAAGTTTAACCCCAAATTCTTGAGCAATCTCTTCTTTAAATGCATTAAGTGATTGTTCAACTCCAGGAACAAGTAGTTTATTGCTTCTAGCCATTATTTATTCATCTCCTTGCTATCATTGTGCAACGAAATATCGTTGCATTTCTTAGTATGAGTAGACAAAGAGAAATCATACTGGAAATGGTTTCTTATTTTAATAATTTAATCTCCCATTTGTAAGGTCGTCTGCAAATAATGATGAGCTCGCATTTTATAGGCAGAGGCATGGACAGCGAAAATAGCTAAAACCATAACATTTTTTACAATTTCCTGTTCTTGTGGTTGTAAGGTACAATGATCTTCAATATATTTGTGTGCTTCCTTCTCAACCCTTGTTTTATCCGAAGTACCGAGAGTAGTTTGACTCACTTTGTCATAGATAAAAGCATATCCATTATAAAAAGAAACGGGGTCAATTAAATCATCATGTCGATCTTCTAAGTTATTAAAAACAAGGGAAAGTACTTTTCGAATGGAATCGAAATCTAATACCATTTTTAAGTCTTCAACAATAAGAATTATAACCGCTTGATCAATAGAATACTTTTTCCCATTCAATGGGGAACCAATCAAATCCTTAACGTCACGTTTGACCCAATTCGCAACTGCAGTAGAGGTAACACCTGCAAATTCGATTTGGTTTCCTATAGTGGCTATTTCATTCAAAGAAAAACCATAGGTACTGTTACCCCTTCTTTTAAATTTCTTCAGGATAGATAAAAGTCCAATTTGCTCATTTAGACCAACATCATTTGCCTCTTTAATGACAGAGAAACATTCATCGATAGTTCCAGCTCTTAGTAAAGTGAAAACCTGTGATAACATCAGTCGATTACATTGAAATGTCTTCATATTGTACACCTCGAGATAGTCGGGAAACCCATACATTAACAACATCTATAGCTTGTAAAATTAATTGCAATTTTTATAATCTAGCTCTATAATAAGTTCATATGAACTTAAAATCAAGAGGTGAAAAACATGGGGAAGCGATTGTTTTTATTAATTGCTACGAATATTCTTGTCATGGTGACGATTGGTATCATTCTTTCAGTCCTACCAATTGGCTCTTATGTTACAGCAAGTGGTAATTTAGATTTAGTTACATTACTAATATTTAGTGCAGTTATTGGTTTTACAGGTGCCTTTATTTCATTAGCAATGTCACGTTGGATGGCAAAGATGATGATGGGTGTAAGAGTATTAAAAGAGACAGACTCTTTATCTCCAATGGAAAGAGAATTGGTAGAGAGAGTTCACAAGCTATCTAGAGCTGCTGGTATTACGAAGATGCCTGAGGTAGGTATTTATAACTCTCCAGAAGTAAATGCCTTTGCAACAGGTCCTTCTAAAAATAGATCTCTAGTTGCGGTTTCAACTGGATTACTTCAAGAAATGGATTATGATGCCGTTGAAGGTGTTCTTGCCCACGAAGTTGCACACATTGCAAATGGGGA
Encoded here:
- a CDS encoding DUF5667 domain-containing protein, which produces MKNVLSKKALALILAGSLTLPSGVAFASEDANVEAEVQSETTIQAEVPSLIPGDFFYFLKEVLENIQLALTVDNIKEAELLAKFSAERLAEAEALFAANETEAALETINKALEFMEEVEITIDENVEEDANVETEVEQTQEESVIEDTEEATEEETTEVVVEEEVTEEVATKEEGSEEVTIEEKYAHLEEYATQNIIALTAAMEKVKNPVAKAALAKNIEKSYKKLALKLEILAEIYAEADAKEEEDNTEETAVSEGTEIEVEVETEVADSTTETVTEEEIVSELEVDLNLPELPIVTPVVSKDTAKEIKNAIKEKKQEAKEERKKNREEAKEERKKNKEEAKENRNQGKGNGNSEENRGKGNN
- the sigI gene encoding RNA polymerase sigma factor SigI yields the protein MLSLLFNIGKKRNSLEDEILLIQEGNSRLQNKLIKKYKPFIAKTVSSVCKRYIDETDDEFSIGLIAFNEAIEKYSVDKGSSLLSFAELLIKRRVIDYIRKEARVKTVTLVAANDNGEENVQSKIESDLSIDDYEKKIQQEHRKEEIIHFQKVLVEFGLTFSELVENSPKHADARQNAMLVAKTLVEEEGLIQVLFDKKQLPIKQLEAKVDVSRKTIERNRKYIIAMAIIMVGDYLYLKDYIKGVLEA
- a CDS encoding anti-sigma factor domain-containing protein; amino-acid sequence: MRKGVIMEINSDFLTMLTPEGEFLKARKQDNHYEIGEEIDFFPITVTAVDTPKKRWFQLNRLRVALMSSAAAILFFITVIPQMMANPVYAYMTIDINPSFEIGLNNELNVVSLDALNNDGENILQEYPNWENQHIDEVTEVIISKSREQGYLIDGQEVLITTILNEEKIAEVSEKLAKEIQLISTTYKQKQIEITAVESDIATREKAQKQGVSTGRLLQLENKLPVKEKVEAPEDNTGEKPADDDKVEIVKEADEKKVEKTISDAEKKLEKEIEKAVKEAEKAIDKDKKKDEVLDKVKSNIDNSNMPDHIKERLKNKLEEKRSKDKGKDRNKDDDDDDDDDDKPGKGKGRDKDDD
- a CDS encoding alpha/beta-type small acid-soluble spore protein, which encodes MARSNKLLVPGVEQSLNAFKEEIAQEFGVKLGSDTTARANGSVGGEITKRLIAQAQAQNLK
- a CDS encoding DUF1836 domain-containing protein, whose protein sequence is MKTFQCNRLMLSQVFTLLRAGTIDECFSVIKEANDVGLNEQIGLLSILKKFKRRGNSTYGFSLNEIATIGNQIEFAGVTSTAVANWVKRDVKDLIGSPLNGKKYSIDQAVIILIVEDLKMVLDFDSIRKVLSLVFNNLEDRHDDLIDPVSFYNGYAFIYDKVSQTTLGTSDKTRVEKEAHKYIEDHCTLQPQEQEIVKNVMVLAIFAVHASAYKMRAHHYLQTTLQMGD
- the htpX gene encoding protease HtpX, which translates into the protein MGKRLFLLIATNILVMVTIGIILSVLPIGSYVTASGNLDLVTLLIFSAVIGFTGAFISLAMSRWMAKMMMGVRVLKETDSLSPMERELVERVHKLSRAAGITKMPEVGIYNSPEVNAFATGPSKNRSLVAVSTGLLQEMDYDAVEGVLAHEVAHIANGDMVTMTLLQGVVNTFVVFFARIVAWGVSRVVREDLAPIVHFIAVIVFQILFSILGSIVVLAYSRYREFHADNGGADLAGKDKMIHALRSLQQYTNRVNTEQSSIATLKINSKKGASMLFSSHPDLNERIRRLEAK